Part of the Lysobacter enzymogenes genome is shown below.
AGCGCGGCGGTTTTCAGATCGTTGTCGGACATCGCAAAGGCAGCCGTGGCAAAGGGCGCGAAAGTGGATTGGATCAGCAGTCTAATGGATGCACCCGGTGGTTTCGCGCGACCACCGGCACCTGTTCATTAGTACTTTGGAGTTGTGCCCGGTTGTAACCGCACCGGTGCCCGGCGGCTTTGCCCCGGCGGCCGGTCCGCCACACCATAGCGGCCGGCCGGCCCGACGCCAGGGTATGGAGGCGGCATGCGGGCCATGCGGCGGCGCACTACGGCCCCGCCTCGGCCGGCTTGGCGGCCGCCCGCGGCTGCACGGTGCTGCGCCAGGCGTCGAGGAATTGCCGGCGTTTGAGCGCGTCCAGATAGACCAGCAGGCCCGGCCCGAGCGGGATCGGCCGCAGCGCGCGGACCCGCGCGCCGTCGCCGGCCTGCGGCGCCAGCGGCGCGCCGCTGGGCGAGCGGATCGGCTGCAGGCCGACCTGGCGGGCCAGCACCGCCTGGCCGCGCGGCGAGATCAGATAGTCGAGGAAGCGCCCGGCCTCGACCGCGTTGGCGGCCTCGCGCGGGATCAGCGCGGTGCGCAGCAGGACCAGGGTGTAGTCCTCGGGCAGGACGATGCCGAGCGGGGCGCCGGCGTCGATCCGGGCCTGGGCGTAGGAGCCCAGCACGTTGTAGGCCAGGGCCAGCTGGCCGCGCGCGACCCGGTCCAGCAGCGGCCCGGTGCGCTCCTCCAGCACCACCCGGTTGTCGCCGAGCGCGGCCTGCAGGGCGCCGGCCATGCTGCCGAGCTGGTGGTCCTGGGTGGCCAGCAGGTAGCCGACGCTGCTGCGGCCGACGTCGTAGGTGCCGACCCGCCCGGCCAGCTTCGCCGCCGGATCGCGCAGCAAAGCCAGCAGCTGGCGGCGGGTGCGCGGCACCTGCGCCGGGGCCAACAAACGTTTGTTGTAAACGATGACGATCGGCTCGTAGCTGATGCCGAAGGCCTCGTGCCGCCATTGCGACCACGCCGGCAGCCCGGCCGTGGCCGGCGAGCGGTGGGCCAGTGCGTGGCCGTCGTTGACCAGCTTGGTCTGCAGGTCCATGCCGCTGCTGATGAGCAGATCGGCGCGCTGCGGCGGCGGCGTGCGCAGGAACCGGGTGTAGATGTCCTGGGCGACCAGATCGGAATACTCGACCTCGCTGCCGGGGTTGAGCTTCTGGTAGTCGGCG
Proteins encoded:
- a CDS encoding ABC transporter substrate-binding protein, which produces MVALGTLLVFPAAAEPGDVKTFKSPQTTTAHLRIHGSTDIENFAAVIADYQKLNPGSEVEYSDLVAQDIYTRFLRTPPPQRADLLISSGMDLQTKLVNDGHALAHRSPATAGLPAWSQWRHEAFGISYEPIVIVYNKRLLAPAQVPRTRRQLLALLRDPAAKLAGRVGTYDVGRSSVGYLLATQDHQLGSMAGALQAALGDNRVVLEERTGPLLDRVARGQLALAYNVLGSYAQARIDAGAPLGIVLPEDYTLVLLRTALIPREAANAVEAGRFLDYLISPRGQAVLARQVGLQPIRSPSGAPLAPQAGDGARVRALRPIPLGPGLLVYLDALKRRQFLDAWRSTVQPRAAAKPAEAGP